The nucleotide window CGTGGATACGCTGAAGCAGATCTGCGCGCTGCCGATCGAGTTTACTGTGCAGATGGTGCCGCATGAACCGAAGAAAAAAGTCAGCGACTGTCTGCACCACCTGGGATAACAAAGGAGGAATGAAAAAATGATGATTGTCCAAGGTTTGTTAGTCGGACTCGTGTATTATGTCTGCGATCTGTTGTCTTTGGCCTGGTGTGCCAATCCGATGGTGAACCGCCCGATTGTGTTGGGGCCGCTGGTTGGTCTGGTACTGGGGGATCTGCAGCAGGGAATTTTAATCGGTGCCTCAGTAGAACTGGTCTTTTTGGGCGTCGCCAGTATCGGGGCAACGATGCCGGCCAATGCCGCATTGGGCGGGACGATCGCCACGGCGTTTGTCATCCTGACAGGTGCGGATATGGAAGTCGCACTGGCGCTGGCGGTACCGATCGGCATGCTCGGCGTCTTTACCAACGAATTGCGCAAACTCATTACGGCAAACTTTCTGCCGATGTTTGACCGCTTCATCGAGGAAGGAAATGTGAAAGCATATGATCGTTCGATTCTGTGGGTATCCGCGCTCGTACAATCCTTCCAGGCGATTCTGGTCTTTCTGTGCATCGCGTTTGGAACGCAGTCGATCGACGTGATGTTGGCGGCGATTCCAGCTCCGATTATTGATGGAATCAAGGTTGCCGGCGGGATGCTTCCAGCATTAGGCTTAGGTATCCTGACGATCATGCTGTTAGGAAGAAAAGGTGCTTTTCTGTATTATCTGCTGGGCTTTGCGTTAGTCGTGTTCTTTAACGTATCCACGACGGCGGTGGCTTTGATCGCCTTCATTCTGGCAGGCATCGAACTTTACCGCGAACTGGATTTCCAGACTATGCTGAAACGCACACAACCTGCTGCCGCAGCTACTGAAGAAAAAGAGGAGGAATTCTTTCTATGAATAAAAACTTACAAGCTTATCCAAAAGAAGAAGTCACCGCTTTAAAACGGATGTACTGGCGATCCAATTTCCTAGAATCCTGCTTCAATATGGTGCGGCTGCAGGGATTGGGGTTCGGCTATGCGATGATTCCGATGCTGGAGTATTATTATAAAGATGACCCGGAAGGCTTCAAGGCGGCGCTTAACCGGCATACGCAGTTTTTCAATACCTGTCCTAACGTTGTCACCTTTAACCTGGGCGTAGCCGCCGCAATGGAAAAGGAAGCCGCGGTCAATCCTGACTTTGATCCGGCTGCCATCAACGCGGTAAAAACCGCGCTGTTAGGTCCGACTGCCGGCATCGGCGATGCGATTTTCTGGGTTGTGCTGCGGACCTTGGCTGCGGGCATCGGCATCTCCTTGGCGCAAAGCGGTTCAATTTTGGGTGCCGTGGTGTTTGTGCTTTTGATCAATGTGCCAAGCTTTATCGGCCGCTGGTATCTGGAAATCGCCTCCTACACGACCGGAACACAGCTGGTTCAAAAGATGGATGAAAGCGGCCTGATCACCCTGATTTCCAAAGCTGCCGGCATTATCGGGTTAACGATGGTCGGAGCGATGGTCGCTTCCAATGTTTCGCTGTCCACCCCGCTGACCTTGAATTTCGGCGATGTTCCATTTGAGCTGCAAAGTGCCTTCGATATGATTATGCCGGGATTTCTGCCGTTGATGCTGTCCTTGCTGGTCATCGCGCTGCTGCGTAAAAATGTCAAAGCAAACTGGATCATCATCGGGATGATGGTTGTCGCCATTGCAGGAAGATGTATCGGGATTTTGTAAGCTATGCGGAAGTTTTTAATCGCAGCACACGGAACTCTGGCTTCCGGTATGCAAAATGCCCTGCAGATCATTGCCGGAAATAGTGCCAAAATGACGGTGATCGATGCCTTTGTCGATATCCAGAATCCGGCCGATCAGATTCAGGCTTATTTCAGTCAGTTGTGTGAAGAAGATGAGCTGATCATTCTCACCGATATGCCCGGCGGCAGTGTCAATCAGCTGATGATGCGGTATTTATGCCGACCGCAGACGCATTTGATCAGCGGCATCAATTTGAATTTGGTGCTGACGTTAATTTTAAATGCCGAAGAAACAGATACGTCAGCGCTGATTCACCATGCCATTCAGGAAGGCCGGGATCAAATACTGTATATCAATGAAAAAATGGAACAGCTGAGTTCTGAGATGAATGCTTTTTTCTGATTCCCTTGAGGGAAAGGGAAACGAAGCATAGAATAAAAGCGAAGGAGGAAAACGGAATGAAAAGTTATCGCAGTCATCGCATCGTAACAGAAACAGACGTCGTTGACGGCTGGCTGACCGTGGATGAAGCAGGTTCCATCATAGCAGTGGAAACAATACCTCAGGGTGAGCCGGTGCTGGACTATCAGCAGGATTGGCTGTTCCCCGGTCTGATCGACCCGCATCTGCATGGATTTATGGGCTGGAACGCTTCAAAAACGCAGGATGAAACTTCGATCCTACACATGGCGGAGGCCTTGTTGTGGTCAGGGGTGACAGCCTGCGTGCCTTCCTGCATTTCATCCCCGATCATGCTGGAAAATGTTCAGGCATTGCATCGTGCGAAAGTTCATCAGAAACAAGGCGCGGAAATCTTAGGTCTGTATATGGAAGGCCCTTTCTATAATCCAAAATACAATGGCGGAACGCCAATCCAGTATTTCCAGGAACCTACCCTAGATAAAGCCATGGCGTTTTATGAAGCTGCCAGCGGGGATTTGTTCAGCATGGGACTGGCACCGGAGCTGCCGGGGGCAATGGACGTGATCGCCTTGCTGAGCGCAAAAGGTGTGCGCATGGGCATTGCTCACACCGGCGCGGATTATCAACAGACGATTGCAGCGATAGACGCCGGATGCAGGATGGCTACGCATTCATTCAACGCCATGCGCAGTCTGCATCACCGTGAAGTCGGAGTCAGCGGCGCCATTCTTCTGGATCAGCGGATCTATAATGAAATCAACTGCGATTTTATTCACGTTTGTCCGCCGATGATCGAAATTCTGCTTAAAATGAAGCCGCAGGATAA belongs to Holdemania massiliensis and includes:
- a CDS encoding PTS mannose/fructose/sorbose/N-acetylgalactosamine transporter subunit IIC; the encoded protein is MMIVQGLLVGLVYYVCDLLSLAWCANPMVNRPIVLGPLVGLVLGDLQQGILIGASVELVFLGVASIGATMPANAALGGTIATAFVILTGADMEVALALAVPIGMLGVFTNELRKLITANFLPMFDRFIEEGNVKAYDRSILWVSALVQSFQAILVFLCIAFGTQSIDVMLAAIPAPIIDGIKVAGGMLPALGLGILTIMLLGRKGAFLYYLLGFALVVFFNVSTTAVALIAFILAGIELYRELDFQTMLKRTQPAAAATEEKEEEFFL
- a CDS encoding PTS system mannose/fructose/sorbose family transporter subunit IID, with the protein product MNKNLQAYPKEEVTALKRMYWRSNFLESCFNMVRLQGLGFGYAMIPMLEYYYKDDPEGFKAALNRHTQFFNTCPNVVTFNLGVAAAMEKEAAVNPDFDPAAINAVKTALLGPTAGIGDAIFWVVLRTLAAGIGISLAQSGSILGAVVFVLLINVPSFIGRWYLEIASYTTGTQLVQKMDESGLITLISKAAGIIGLTMVGAMVASNVSLSTPLTLNFGDVPFELQSAFDMIMPGFLPLMLSLLVIALLRKNVKANWIIIGMMVVAIAGRCIGIL
- a CDS encoding PTS sugar transporter subunit IIA, with product MRKFLIAAHGTLASGMQNALQIIAGNSAKMTVIDAFVDIQNPADQIQAYFSQLCEEDELIILTDMPGGSVNQLMMRYLCRPQTHLISGINLNLVLTLILNAEETDTSALIHHAIQEGRDQILYINEKMEQLSSEMNAFF
- the nagA gene encoding N-acetylglucosamine-6-phosphate deacetylase, translating into MKSYRSHRIVTETDVVDGWLTVDEAGSIIAVETIPQGEPVLDYQQDWLFPGLIDPHLHGFMGWNASKTQDETSILHMAEALLWSGVTACVPSCISSPIMLENVQALHRAKVHQKQGAEILGLYMEGPFYNPKYNGGTPIQYFQEPTLDKAMAFYEAASGDLFSMGLAPELPGAMDVIALLSAKGVRMGIAHTGADYQQTIAAIDAGCRMATHSFNAMRSLHHREVGVSGAILLDQRIYNEINCDFIHVCPPMIEILLKMKPQDKILMMTDNDSMTGMPAGDYQIDGVIERLEPSGKIVLEDGTIYGSGRTLLQGVFNLIEELHLSVPQAVAMASLNAAVFLGQQDRIGSLRKGKQADFIVVNDEHQCLATYQKGIQVCRIEDRTQLANPEFMKLKVA